From Camelina sativa cultivar DH55 chromosome 20, Cs, whole genome shotgun sequence, the proteins below share one genomic window:
- the LOC109131253 gene encoding uncharacterized protein LOC109131253, with amino-acid sequence MRLDYPELFMDKSDDGSNLGTNSFVVGENCNDPVXLEDMLRACVLDWEGNWLKYIPLMEFAYNNSYHSSIGMPPYEALYGRPCRTPLCWTEVGERKDLEPEMVTETIEQVELLRDRLKEAHDRQKSYADKRRKDLEFSVGDAVHLKMRIFRGAHKNRKLKKLKPRYMGPYVITEKIGAVAYRLALPQELSNFHDVFHVSVLRKVVREPELVLPNPPADLNRNLTALSKPVEILDRQETESQGKVIKSVKVCWERDGIREDTWESETQMRLDYPELFMDKSDDGSNSGTNSFVVGENCNDPVPELNREAQTEPISEPSPNQTLISPRVYIKKGQTSRQASQTLGRHVPRTTRDTGDCHRAQPVPPCETSSPERSVLPSLPLRRSVRQVVAESCRTRLRSLSLLDWISVVAGLYSRTNPIC; translated from the exons ATGCGGTTGGATTATCCAGAACTTTTTATGGACAAAAGTGATGACGGGTCGAATTTGGGGACGAATTCCTTTGTAgtaggggagaattgtaacgacCCGGTTCNACTTGAGGATATGTTGAGGGCGTGCGTACTTGACTGGGAGGGAAACTGGCTTAAGTATATACCGTTGATGGAATTTGCATATAACAATAGTTATCACTCCAGCATAGGGATGCCACCGTACGAGGCTTTATACGGTCGACCATGCCGCACACCACTTTGTTGGACAGAAGTCGGGGAACGTAAGGACCTAGAGCCCGAGATGGTCACAGAGACTATAGAGCAAGTGGAACTGCTCCGGGACAGGCTTAAAGAAGCCCATGACAGGCAAAAAAGTTATGCAGACAAACGTCGGAAGGATTTAGAATTTTCGGTTGGTGATGCAGTGCATTTAAAAATGAGAATATTCAGAGGAGCGCATAAAAACCGGAAGTTAAAGAAGCTTAAACCAAGATATATGGGACCATATGTGATTACAGAAAAGATTGGGGCTGTAGCTTACCGTTTAGCACTACCTCAGGAGTTATCTAATTTCCATGATGTTTTCCACGTGTCAGTTTTGCGGAAAGTTGTTAGAGAACCAGAATTAGTATTACCGAATCCGCCGGCAGATTTAAACCGGAATTTAACTGCATTGAGTAAACCTGTGGAAATTTTGGACCGTCAGGAAACGGAAAGTCAAGGGAAAGTAATCAAGTCTGTCAAGGTATGTTGGGAAAGAGATGGGATCCGAGAGGATACTTGGGAATCAGAAACGCAAATGCGGTTGGATTATCCAGAACTTTTTATGGACAAAAGTGATGACGGGTcgaattcggggacgaattccTTTGTAgtaggggagaattgtaacgacCCGGTTCCAGAATTAAACCGTGAGGCCCAAACCGAGCCCATTAGTGAGCCAAGcccaaaccaaaccctaatctcCCCGCGTGTGTATATAAAAAAGGGACAAACTTCGAGACAAGCCTCACAAACCCTTGGCCGTCACGTTCCACG CACCACTAGAGACACCGGAGATTGTCACCGCGCTCAGCCTGTGCCGCCGTGTGAAACGTCTTCACCGGAGAG ATCTGTGTTGCCGAGTCTTCCACTTCGCCGTTCAGTTCGTCAAGTCGTCGCGGAAAGTTGCAGAACGAG ATTGAGATCATTGTCGTTGTTGGATTGGATTTCTGTTGTTGCTGGTCTTTACTCGAGAACCAACCCAATTTGCTAA